The Penicillium psychrofluorescens genome assembly, chromosome: 2 nucleotide sequence GCTCGTTTCGTCTCGAGGTCCTGTCGCTCTGCTTTTTAAACCCCGCGGATCGGCCCTTTCGCCCGCTCTGGGTTCCTGCATCGGTGATTCTTCCTGTCATCGAGCTATCACTTCGATAAGAGGATCCCGAGTATGGATACCACCCAGGTGGATTCGAGCGGAAGGGCTCGGATGGATATGGCGATACTCGACTGGTCATCCAGCGCTGACTCTCGTCCTGGGTAGATACTCGCCAAGATGATGTTGTCCCGTCGTGCGTGCTACAAGTGTGGCAATATCGGCCACTATGCGGGTTAGTACTGAATGGTCACTCTCATCCGAGCCTCAATCTAATCTCGATGTAGAggtctgctcttcctcggagCGTCTCTGCTACAACTGCAAGCAGCCTGGCCACGAGTCCAGCAGctgccctcgtcctcgcACGACCGAGAGTAagcattcttcttcttcttctttttcttctgtttaTCAATGACTCCGTCCTGACAATCCTCCAGCCAAGCAGTGCTACAACTGCCAGGGTCTTGGCCACGTTCAGGCTGACTGCCCCACGCTCCGCGTGAACGGTGGTGCCAATGGCCGCTGCTACAACTGCAACCAGCCCGGTCACCTCGCTGTACGTTCGAATCATATCCCACATGCACAAGTACAATGCTAATTCGATTCCCAGCGCAACTGCCCTAACCCGGCCGCTcccggtgctggtgctggtgctggccgcCCCGCGGCCCCTCGTTTCCAGGGTGGCTTCCGCGGCGGCTTCCAGGGTGGCTACCCTCGCGCCGCGACTTGCTACAAGTGTGGTGGCCCCAACCACTTCGCCCGGGACTGCCAGGCTCAGGCCATGAAGTGCTACGCCTGCGGCAAGCTGGGCCACATCTCCCGGGACTGCACTGCTCCCAACGGTGGCCCCCTCAGCTCCGCCGGCAAGGTCTGCTACAAGTGCGCCCAGGCCGGGCACATCTCTCGCGACTGCCCGACCAACGAGACCGCCGCCCAGCCTGCtgttgatgctgctgctgctgttaCCCCTACCGCCGCCCCTGttgctcctgctgctgccgctaCCACCACTGTTGAGGCCAGCACTGAGGCTGCCCCCGTTGCGGTTGCGgctcccaccaccgccgtCGCATAAACGCGCAGGTTCCGACCTTGTCTCTTCCTGGAATTGCCCGGATTCCCATTTCCTTCACCCGATTATTTTGTATTACGATCCACATTGCCTTCAACGCCCCGGTCGGTCCttacttcttcctccaaaCCAAGTGCGACTTTCTCTCCACCCGTTATTTCTTCCTGTGCATATATTTAAAAAACCCAACGACCCTCTTGGGACGGTCTTGGCTTTGattgatttttttttctcatGTATACGACGAACAAGGAAAAGTTTTTTGTTCTGTTATGATGTCCCTTTTCTCCGCAGGGTCCCGTCTTACGAATTGGCGTCTTTTGTCGACTGTTTCTCCAGATGATCTTTCTCGATTTTGATGAACCAGAAAACACCCTTCTTACCCTCTGATTGGATGCGATTCCCCCGAATGGGCCTAGGAAcgagagagcgagagcgaggaagagagagagaagagaaagagagcagcagcaatgagaggaggacgagcagaTGGGGGGATGATGTGTGTGGAAAGAAAGCGAATGATGAGTGGCGTGTGTGTTTGGTATCCAGATGGGTGACGGGCAGATGTCCTGGCTGAGATCATTCGAAGCGCGAATCCAACGAATTTCCATGAGTTTACTTTTCATACTTCTATACTGTAGTCGAGTCCCCGTGACCTGTTCTCTCTCCATAcacaccctctctctccctttccctttttctctctcatcatTCCCAATCCCATCTCTTTTCATCCATTTTCCCTGTGCCATCAATCAAGATGCCAGACTCCGACTCCAACGACGAATTCAACGATGAGGCACatctccccttcctctctACATCCCTAACCCCATCAGATATCTAACACAGGCCGTACAGAGCTTCATCGTGGATATCGACAGTATCCAAGCCCACGGCATCGGCGCAGCTGATATCACCAAGCTGAAAGCCAATGGCTTCTACACTGTCACAGTAAGTATTCCCCAATTCGAGTGGGGAATGCACTCTGCCATCCTGACGCACGCTTCAGTCTGTCCACGGTGCCACGCGCAAGACACTCCTGAAGATCAAGGGTTTCAGCGAGATCAAGGTCgaaaagatcaaggaggCCATTCAGAAGTGCCTGGTAAATTTCCCCCGTTGTCCCAAAGATGTCAGGTACAAAGTTTCCGATACGGTGTAGCCGTCTGCGTCAGGTTTCATCACAGCCATGGAATTGCTGCACCAGCGGAAGAAAGTCGTGCGCATCTCGACTGGGAGCAAACAGTTTGACTCGATCCTCGGAGGGTGAGTATAACACCTGAGTAAACTCTCTGCAAGATCGTCTCTAACACAATCTCCAGCGGCTTCCAAAGCATGAGCATCAGCGAAGTCTTCGGCGAATTCCGCTGCGGCAAAACCCAGCTCTCGCACACCATGTCCGTGGTCGCGCAGCTGCCCAAGGAAATGGGCGGTGCGGAGGGCAAAGTCGCATACATCGACACGGAGGGCACCTTCCGGCCTGAACGCATTGCTCAAATCGCCGAGCGCTTCAGCATCGACCCGGACATGGCGCAGGAGAATATCGCGTACGCGCGCGCGCTCAACAGCGAGCaccagctggagctgctcaaTACGCTTAGTCGCGAGTTTGCCGCGGGCGATTATCGTCTGCTGATCATTGATAGCATTATGAACTGTTTCCGGGTGGATTTCTGTGGACGCGGCGAGTTGGCGGATCGGCAGCAGAAGCTGAATCAGTTTCTGATGAAGCTGGCGCATATGGCTGAAGGTGAGTTCTCTCAGAAAAGTCATGGGTCTTTCTTGTGCGCATGCTTACTCTGTTTGCAGAATTCAATATCTGTGTTCTGATGGTTGTTTTTTTACCTTCCCATATTTCCCTTCTCGAGCCATATTATTGACTTTTGTCACAGACAAACCAAGTCCAGAGTGACCCTGGTGCAAGTGCCCTCTTTGCTGGAGCTGATGGCCGCAAGCCTGTTGGTGGACATGTTCTTGCCCATGCCTCCACGACCCGAGTTCTGCTCCGCAAAGGCCGAGGCGACGAGCGAGTGGCCAAAATCCAGGATTCTCCTGGTAAGAACACCGCTGTTGAGTACTGTCATTTATTGATCTTTCCCAGATTGCCCTGAGCGAGAGGCCACCTACGTGATCACGAACGGAGGCATCAATGACCCTGACAAGTTGTGAGACGACGGATGAATGGATGATCAAATTGAATTTCTGAACGGAGTATCGTGGTTGCAACTGCTGTGAtttattttttattttccgAGATGACTGCCAGCCCTGTATCCTTATACCCATTCAATGTATTTTTCAATTATTGTTCCAGAAGCATAGGAGGATCTGGCGAGCCCTAACATAGATGTTGATCGATCCACCGCCTTGATTTCCGCTCCGTCCATAGACAGGCAGAATTTTTCCGCTGAAAAAAAGCTGCTCGCCTCAACAACCAACCACTCACTCCCAAACCAAAAATGAAGGGAGAATCCGTGGAGATAGCAGGGTATACCACCCTCCCGCTGCTCCTCCCAGAAACTCGCACATTCCCCAAGACGGCAACACATTATCTCTACCTGCGCCCCCACGAACCTCGCATCCCCGACCCAGATTCCTCTCGGTCGCTCTTTGTCGTCAATATCCCCATCGACACAACAGAAACACATCTGCGCCATCTCTTCGGAGCACAATTATCCGCCGGCCGCGTTGAGAGGGTGCATTTCGAAGATGTGCCGACGAAAAAGCACTCCAGCGAAGCCGCCACGGAGGGCAACCTCTCGCACCGCAATAAGAAACGCAAGCGTATCACGGCCGACGATCTCCAGTCCACACTAGACAGCATCACTCTCCCCTCCACCTGGGACCGGCAGCTCCAAAAGAGCGGCGCACACGCCATCGTGGTCTTCGCCGACAAACCCAGCATGGAATCTAGCCTTAAAGCCGCGGCGAAATCAGGCAAACGGGGGCCTAAGATCATCTGGGGCGATGGAATCCCAGAGGACCGCATCCCCGAGCTCGGATCGCACCGGTATTCCAGTCACGAGCGCATGCGGTACCCCGATCGCGCGACGCTGCTGCGCACAGTGAACGAGTACATGACCGCCTTCGCCGAGGTCTCTGAGGCACGGAAGCgcgaggaaatgaagaagacccaGGAGCCTGACGAGGATGGATTCGTTACTGTCACGCATGGACCGAAGTTGAACTCTGTTGCGCGTGAGGATGAGGTCAAGGACTTGattgagaagcagaagaagaagaatgcgGGTCTGGAGGACTTTTACCGGTTCCAGTCtagggagaagaggaaggcaaggCAGAATGAGTTGCTTCGGCGGTTTGACGAGGATAAGAGGAAATTGCGGGATATCAAGGACCGGAGAGGGAAGATTAGGGTgagtctctttttctctcttgttcATTCTTCAGGTACTAACCAGTCTTTGTGCAGCCTGAGTGATGTGTGCTATTTCGCATGGATGGCGTTTAGGGTGTTTTAGCTGCGTGAGTAAGTcacactttttttttcttcctgatAAACCACCAAGATGAGTCCGCTGGGGCCAGAGTAGCAAGATGCGCCTTGTTCGCTGTCATGCCATGCCTGCAAACACCAGCGATTTATTTCCAATCTTCTCACCTTCTCTGAACTGGATCTGCATTGCGTTTTGGTGACATAGAATCTTGTTTTTGGCAGGTACTAATGGTTTGCTAGTTCACATACTTCGGTTTTACAGTGTCTATTTTATCTCCTGTTACTATTACATACTATCAATCAATGAACATGATGTTATTCCCCTAGAATCTATACTCCGGCCCTTCCGCACAGACCAATGATGAGCCAGGCTTGGCATGACATCTTCACCGCCGCCAACCAACTACACCTAGTGCATCACGACCGAGGAACTAACCCTCACACTGCTCTTCAACAAGTTACAGAGCATCAAAGATAATAGTCCCTTTTTAACAACTTGATCCCA carries:
- a CDS encoding uncharacterized protein (ID:PFLUO_003535-T1.cds;~source:funannotate) — its product is MPDSDSNDEFNDESFIVDIDSIQAHGIGAADITKLKANGFYTVTSVHGATRKTLLKIKGFSEIKVEKIKEAIQKCLPSASGFITAMELLHQRKKVVRISTGSKQFDSILGGGFQSMSISEVFGEFRCGKTQLSHTMSVVAQLPKEMGGAEGKVAYIDTEGTFRPERIAQIAERFSIDPDMAQENIAYARALNSEHQLELLNTLSREFAAGDYRLLIIDSIMNCFRVDFCGRGELADRQQKLNQFLMKLAHMAEVQSDPGASALFAGADGRKPVGGHVLAHASTTRVLLRKGRGDERVAKIQDSPDCPEREATYVITNGGINDPDKL
- a CDS encoding uncharacterized protein (ID:PFLUO_003536-T1.cds;~source:funannotate) encodes the protein MKGESVEIAGYTTLPLLLPETRTFPKTATHYLYLRPHEPRIPDPDSSRSLFVVNIPIDTTETHLRHLFGAQLSAGRVERVHFEDVPTKKHSSEAATEGNLSHRNKKRKRITADDLQSTLDSITLPSTWDRQLQKSGAHAIVVFADKPSMESSLKAAAKSGKRGPKIIWGDGIPEDRIPELGSHRYSSHERMRYPDRATLLRTVNEYMTAFAEVSEARKREEMKKTQEPDEDGFVTVTHGPKLNSVAREDEVKDLIEKQKKKNAGLEDFYRFQSREKRKARQNELLRRFDEDKRKLRDIKDRRGKIRPE
- a CDS encoding uncharacterized protein (ID:PFLUO_003534-T1.cds;~source:funannotate) encodes the protein MMLSRRACYKCGNIGHYAEVCSSSERLCYNCKQPGHESSSCPRPRTTETKQCYNCQGLGHVQADCPTLRVNGGANGRCYNCNQPGHLARNCPNPAAPGAGAGAGRPAAPRFQGGFRGGFQGGYPRAATCYKCGGPNHFARDCQAQAMKCYACGKLGHISRDCTAPNGGPLSSAGKVCYKCAQAGHISRDCPTNETAAQPAVDAAAAVTPTAAPVAPAAAATTTVEASTEAAPVAVAAPTTAVA